A region of [Bacteroides] pectinophilus DNA encodes the following proteins:
- a CDS encoding carbamoyltransferase has product MHILGISALYHDSAAAIIEDGRIIAAVQEERFSRKKHDNRVPENAIIYCLKAAGKKMEELDAVVYYDNPLLTLDRFVKNAEALGSESDGLIERTHDGMFAERLWIAEHLRKRFGRLGKEDRLQVCEHHMSHAASAFYPSPFESAAILTIDGVGEWATTTIAHGRGGHIEMLEELRYPHSLGLIYSAFTAFCGFKVNSGDYKFMGLAPYGEPVYYDIIKEKLIDLKEDGSFRINLEYFDYYKNEYMTNDKFAELFGGPKREMESTITKREMDIAASAQKVTEEIVIALAKHAQKITGEKNLCMAGGVALNCVANGKVLNTGVFDNIWIQPAAGDAGGALGCALYAAYEKYGVKRTADPDDSQQGSYLGPEYSHDYIKKFLDDNGYKYHDYGADVNREVAKLLADENIIGRCSGRMEFGPRALGNRSIIADPRSEKMQSKLNLKIKYRESFRPFAPSVLEEDISDYFEIDCPSPYMLLVENVRKERQIPFDRDAMLKATDFDMLPIVNSKRSDIPAVTHIDYSARIQSVNEKRNPGYYDLIKEFKKLTGCSVIVNTSFNVRGEPIVCTPQDAYKCFMRTEMDVLVLDDFVLLKDEQPKFEDKQDWRSEYELD; this is encoded by the coding sequence ATGCATATTTTAGGAATTTCCGCTTTATATCATGATTCTGCGGCGGCGATAATTGAAGACGGCAGAATTATTGCGGCTGTTCAGGAAGAGCGTTTCAGCCGTAAGAAGCATGACAACCGAGTACCTGAGAATGCTATAATATATTGCCTTAAGGCAGCAGGTAAGAAGATGGAGGAGCTTGATGCGGTTGTATATTACGATAATCCGCTGCTTACTCTTGACCGCTTTGTTAAGAATGCAGAAGCACTCGGAAGTGAGTCTGATGGTCTTATAGAGCGTACACATGACGGAATGTTTGCTGAGAGACTCTGGATAGCAGAGCATCTTCGTAAGCGTTTTGGCAGACTTGGTAAGGAAGACAGGCTTCAGGTATGTGAGCATCATATGTCGCACGCAGCGTCAGCTTTCTACCCTTCGCCATTCGAGAGTGCCGCAATACTTACAATTGACGGTGTCGGTGAGTGGGCTACAACAACAATAGCTCATGGCAGGGGCGGACACATTGAGATGCTTGAGGAATTAAGATATCCTCATTCACTTGGACTTATATACAGTGCATTTACAGCATTCTGCGGTTTCAAGGTTAACTCAGGCGATTATAAGTTTATGGGACTTGCACCATATGGTGAGCCTGTATACTATGACATAATCAAGGAGAAGCTGATTGACCTTAAGGAAGACGGTTCTTTCAGAATTAATCTTGAATATTTTGACTATTACAAGAATGAATATATGACTAATGATAAGTTTGCTGAGTTATTCGGCGGGCCTAAGCGTGAGATGGAGAGTACGATAACAAAGCGCGAGATGGATATCGCAGCCTCAGCACAGAAGGTTACAGAGGAGATAGTTATTGCACTTGCAAAGCATGCACAGAAGATTACGGGAGAGAAGAATCTGTGTATGGCAGGTGGTGTTGCACTTAACTGCGTTGCTAACGGCAAGGTGCTTAACACAGGTGTGTTTGATAACATCTGGATCCAGCCGGCAGCAGGCGATGCAGGCGGAGCACTTGGATGCGCACTCTATGCAGCATATGAAAAGTATGGAGTAAAGAGAACTGCTGACCCTGACGACTCACAGCAGGGAAGCTACCTCGGACCTGAATATTCACATGATTATATCAAGAAGTTCCTTGATGACAACGGATATAAGTATCATGATTATGGTGCAGATGTTAACAGGGAGGTCGCAAAGCTTCTCGCAGACGAGAACATAATCGGAAGATGCTCAGGAAGAATGGAGTTCGGACCGAGAGCACTCGGCAACAGAAGTATCATTGCAGACCCGAGAAGCGAAAAGATGCAGTCCAAGCTTAATCTTAAGATTAAGTACAGAGAGTCATTTAGACCATTTGCACCTTCAGTACTTGAAGAGGATATATCAGACTATTTTGAGATTGACTGCCCAAGTCCTTACATGCTTCTTGTTGAGAATGTAAGAAAAGAGCGTCAGATACCGTTTGACAGGGATGCAATGCTTAAGGCTACGGATTTTGATATGCTTCCGATAGTTAATTCAAAGCGTTCAGACATTCCTGCGGTTACACATATTGATTACAGTGCGAGAATCCAGTCAGTTAATGAGAAGCGCAATCCGGGCTACTATGACCTTATAAAGGAATTTAAGAAGCTTACGGGATGCAGTGTTATCGTTAATACTTCATTCAATGTTCGTGGTGAGCCTATTGTGTGCACACCTCAGGACGCATATAAGTGTTTTATGAGAACTGAGATGGATGTCCTTGTACTTGATGATTTTGTTCTCCTTAAGGATGAGCAGCCTAAGTTCGAGGATAAGCAGGACTGGAGGTCAGAATATGAGCTTGATTAA
- a CDS encoding PfkB family carbohydrate kinase, giving the protein MGTFVSKEEMKELRAKFKREGKTVVLCHGVFDLVHPGHIIYFQQAKAMGDVLVVSYTAARYVRKGPGRPYFDDEMRKTMLSAIGCIDYVMMSDGYTADDMIETVEPDLYVKGQEYAKAEDDITGKIGEEVALVRKHGGDVRYTSGQVFSSTKLINTAFPALTEEVKEYMQDFKQRYTMDDIKAYTEKMQDLKVLVVGDVIIDEYVFCEVQGLMSKNVAYSARLHRDEKYLGGSIAIARHIASFCNNVKLMAVVGKEPEFEPTFKRVLPEEIAVDFVYSDEYPTIVKKRYVSEDVKKDEVDKVFVINNIPLDMSIDKPAKTAFREKLERNLKEYDLVVLCDFGHGLIDRKTREIIEKQAKTLVINCQTNSSNYGTNLITKYTRADAFSLDDKELKLAFSDYNSASHQEKLAMLSNHLHSCGWHTMGGQGAEVIDENENIMRCPALTNKTKDTIGAGDAFFSLAALCTGVEAPWEIGTFMGNIAAALAANIVGNKKPVEKVNVLKYASTLMNV; this is encoded by the coding sequence ATGGGAACGTTTGTATCTAAAGAGGAGATGAAGGAACTCCGTGCAAAGTTTAAAAGAGAGGGAAAGACGGTTGTTCTGTGTCATGGCGTATTTGACCTTGTTCATCCGGGACATATCATATATTTCCAGCAGGCCAAGGCTATGGGAGATGTCCTTGTTGTTTCGTATACGGCAGCCAGGTATGTAAGAAAAGGCCCGGGACGTCCGTATTTTGATGATGAGATGCGTAAGACAATGCTTTCGGCAATCGGATGCATAGATTATGTTATGATGTCAGACGGATATACGGCTGATGATATGATAGAGACTGTGGAGCCTGACTTGTATGTAAAGGGTCAGGAATATGCCAAGGCTGAGGATGATATAACAGGCAAGATTGGAGAGGAAGTCGCACTTGTCCGTAAGCACGGCGGTGATGTGCGTTACACCTCAGGTCAGGTATTCAGCTCAACAAAACTTATTAATACTGCATTTCCGGCACTTACAGAGGAAGTAAAGGAGTATATGCAGGATTTCAAGCAGCGTTACACAATGGATGATATTAAGGCATATACTGAGAAGATGCAGGATCTCAAGGTTCTGGTTGTCGGTGATGTAATCATTGATGAGTATGTATTCTGCGAGGTTCAGGGCCTTATGTCTAAGAATGTTGCATATTCTGCAAGACTTCACAGAGACGAGAAGTATCTCGGAGGTTCAATCGCAATCGCAAGACATATCGCATCATTCTGCAATAATGTAAAGCTTATGGCAGTTGTAGGCAAGGAGCCGGAGTTCGAGCCGACCTTCAAGAGAGTTCTCCCTGAGGAGATAGCGGTTGATTTTGTATATTCAGATGAATACCCGACTATAGTAAAGAAGCGTTATGTATCTGAGGATGTCAAGAAGGATGAGGTAGACAAGGTATTTGTTATCAATAACATTCCGCTTGATATGTCGATTGATAAGCCTGCCAAGACTGCATTCAGAGAGAAGCTTGAGCGCAATCTCAAGGAATATGACCTTGTGGTTCTGTGTGATTTCGGACACGGGCTTATTGACAGAAAGACAAGAGAGATAATTGAAAAGCAGGCTAAGACGCTTGTAATTAACTGTCAGACTAATTCTTCCAATTACGGAACTAATCTTATAACAAAATATACACGTGCTGATGCATTTTCACTTGATGACAAGGAGCTTAAGCTCGCATTCTCCGATTATAACAGCGCAAGCCATCAGGAGAAGCTTGCAATGCTGTCTAATCATCTTCACAGCTGCGGCTGGCATACTATGGGTGGTCAGGGTGCAGAGGTCATTGATGAGAATGAGAACATAATGAGATGTCCTGCGCTTACTAATAAGACAAAGGATACAATAGGCGCGGGAGATGCATTTTTCTCACTTGCTGCTCTCTGCACAGGAGTTGAGGCACCATGGGAGATCGGAACTTTCATGGGTAATATTGCGGCAGCGCTTGCGGCTAACATTGTTGGTAACAAGAAGCCTGTTGAGAAGGTTAATGTCCTCAAATATGCGAGCACACTTATGAATGTGTAG
- a CDS encoding glycosyltransferase family 8 protein, which yields MNILVAMNDAFVKCYQVMLTSLIKNNPDENITVHVPYTDGLSRKGLDSIKELVRNQSHGSASVREYYFGKDRLGSLDKLPLGMWSVEMFFRIFAQEFIPESEDRILWLDGDIIVNGSIKDFYNTDFDSMYYAACEDIAISHGKIKEEYDNLGWSSEEIYVNSGVLLINLKALRNNGITRDAAVEYALENMDKLHYPDQYMLNAMFHDKIKFADAFRYNCQVSGYSYKLADMILSESAILHFPGYRPWQTDYQKHYSSAIPGDIWWHYAKLCGQADGYMRWKILNTLKVKPWQILYRLKKRT from the coding sequence ATGAATATTCTTGTGGCAATGAATGATGCATTTGTCAAATGTTATCAGGTTATGCTGACATCACTGATTAAGAATAATCCGGATGAGAATATAACAGTGCATGTACCATACACTGACGGACTAAGCCGCAAAGGACTTGATTCAATTAAGGAATTGGTCAGGAACCAGAGCCATGGCAGTGCATCGGTAAGAGAATATTATTTTGGAAAAGACAGACTTGGCAGTCTGGATAAGCTGCCTCTCGGTATGTGGTCGGTTGAGATGTTTTTCCGGATATTTGCACAGGAATTCATACCTGAGAGTGAGGACAGAATACTGTGGCTTGATGGCGATATAATTGTTAACGGCAGTATAAAGGATTTTTATAATACGGATTTTGACAGCATGTATTATGCAGCATGTGAAGATATTGCAATAAGCCACGGCAAGATAAAGGAAGAATACGATAATCTTGGATGGAGCAGCGAAGAGATATATGTTAATTCAGGAGTGCTTCTGATTAATCTTAAAGCATTGCGCAATAATGGCATTACAAGAGATGCGGCTGTGGAATATGCGCTTGAGAATATGGATAAGCTGCATTATCCCGACCAGTATATGCTCAATGCAATGTTTCACGATAAGATAAAGTTCGCTGATGCATTCAGGTACAACTGTCAGGTGTCCGGATATTCATATAAGCTTGCAGACATGATATTATCAGAATCGGCAATACTGCATTTTCCGGGATACAGGCCATGGCAGACTGATTATCAGAAACATTATTCTTCTGCAATACCGGGGGATATATGGTGGCATTATGCAAAACTGTGCGGACAGGCTGATGGGTACATGAGGTGGAAGATACTTAATACGCTTAAGGTAAAACCGTGGCAGATATTATATAGATTGAAGAAGCGCACTTAA
- a CDS encoding sugar transferase, with protein MRAPVVVFAYNRKEHLKRTLEALAANEGADETSLYIYIDAPKEGLPKDSEQVKANEAVKKYVEEFTASGCGKVFADITTEAAQIHKGLADAVIGGVSDVIDRHGTAIVVEDDIVTSPYFLNYMNDALEYYKDNDKVWSISGYTLPLPALKGYDKDVYAFYRCCSWGWATWKDRWVMNDWNVRSFKSFDRNYFKRRRFNRGGRDLSFQLDRQMLDLIDSWAIRWGYNESIHDMVTIYPSASYVDNEGFDGSGTHFGSVSTNYNTTIQGKKNYTFTEPFVDRKIAKQFRDRYSENALKAFIKEVLYCLHLYEVK; from the coding sequence ATGAGAGCACCGGTAGTAGTATTTGCATATAACAGAAAAGAGCATCTTAAGAGAACGCTTGAAGCACTTGCAGCTAATGAGGGAGCAGATGAGACTTCCCTGTATATATATATTGATGCACCAAAGGAGGGCCTGCCAAAGGATAGTGAGCAGGTTAAGGCTAATGAGGCAGTGAAGAAGTACGTTGAGGAGTTCACTGCATCCGGCTGCGGAAAAGTATTTGCAGACATCACAACTGAAGCTGCACAGATCCACAAAGGTCTCGCTGATGCTGTTATAGGTGGCGTGTCGGACGTTATAGACAGACATGGAACGGCTATAGTTGTTGAGGATGATATTGTTACATCACCGTATTTCCTTAATTATATGAATGATGCGCTCGAATACTACAAAGATAATGATAAAGTATGGTCAATAAGCGGATATACACTTCCGCTTCCGGCGCTTAAAGGCTATGATAAAGATGTGTACGCTTTCTACAGATGCTGCAGCTGGGGCTGGGCAACGTGGAAAGACAGATGGGTTATGAATGACTGGAATGTAAGAAGCTTTAAGTCATTTGACAGGAATTATTTTAAGAGAAGACGCTTCAACCGGGGAGGTCGTGACCTGTCATTCCAGCTTGACAGACAGATGCTGGACCTCATAGATTCGTGGGCGATACGCTGGGGATATAATGAGAGCATTCATGATATGGTTACGATATATCCATCGGCTTCTTATGTCGATAATGAAGGGTTTGACGGATCAGGAACCCATTTTGGAAGCGTAAGCACTAACTACAACACTACAATACAGGGAAAGAAGAATTATACATTTACGGAACCCTTTGTGGACAGGAAGATTGCAAAGCAGTTCCGTGACAGGTATTCGGAGAATGCACTTAAGGCATTTATCAAGGAAGTGCTGTATTGCCTGCATCTTTACGAGGTAAAATAA
- a CDS encoding D-sedoheptulose 7-phosphate isomerase: MNKKEMIIQNISDSIDTKKKILQDEEFIEKIEKVADVCVDAYLSGNKLLMCGNGGSASDAQHMAGELVGRYMMERKGIPAVALNANTTILTALGNDYDYDSVYEKQVTALGREGDVIFAISTSGNSANCVKACERAKNMGITTVALTGESGGKLRKVCDYTFNVPCTMTPHIQEAHIMLIHIICGIIEERLMEAGYFED, from the coding sequence ATGAACAAGAAAGAGATGATTATTCAGAATATCAGTGACAGCATTGATACAAAGAAAAAGATTCTTCAGGATGAGGAGTTTATAGAGAAAATCGAAAAGGTGGCGGATGTGTGTGTTGACGCATATCTTTCGGGCAATAAGCTTCTTATGTGCGGCAACGGAGGAAGTGCATCCGATGCGCAGCACATGGCAGGTGAGCTTGTCGGCAGGTATATGATGGAGCGTAAAGGAATTCCGGCAGTTGCGCTCAATGCCAACACTACGATACTTACGGCACTTGGTAATGATTACGATTATGATTCTGTATATGAGAAGCAGGTGACAGCGCTTGGAAGAGAAGGGGATGTAATTTTTGCAATATCAACAAGCGGCAATTCGGCTAATTGTGTAAAAGCCTGCGAGAGAGCGAAGAATATGGGGATAACTACTGTAGCGCTTACGGGAGAGTCCGGAGGGAAGCTCAGAAAAGTATGTGATTATACTTTTAACGTGCCATGCACAATGACGCCGCATATACAGGAAGCGCATATCATGCTGATTCATATAATCTGTGGCATAATTGAGGAACGCCTTATGGAGGCAGGTTACTTTGAAGATTAA
- the asnB gene encoding asparagine synthase (glutamine-hydrolyzing), which yields MCGIFGTINYRISEEKALDCLNRMIHRGPDGYGIWQEDGVTLGHRRLSILDLSENGRQPMSYADGRYEITFNGEVYNFIEIRRELMSKGYTFKSDTDTEVIIAAFIEWGEKCLDMFNGMWTFAIWDRLEKKMFISRDRFGIKPLYIANQGGRIAFASEMKAIMPLLDKTDINRSLIERYLKNPHYEMQDECLVEEIKRFPAGFCAWIDASGNIEMKRWWNTLDHIVDVPAAYEEQVEKFRELFLDSCRIRMRSDVTLGTALSGGLDSSATICAMAHIMNGADNDRVNNDWQHAFVATFAGTPFDETRYARQVTDHLGINSTFLNIDESVSYDELLNKTYLFEDLWVNTQIPMMKIYEQERKHGTLVSLDGHGADELYCGYNFDALRALPDAHFKMHDVDNIIRAYVDQLSDKEADVNSSEFKKKRNRIYVDNLIHYYGRRILGKPAVDSSYTGHPAWKELDNLNKALFVSTHETVLPTLLRNYDRDSMAASVEIRMPFMDYRLVQYAFSIGWKSKLHDGYTKSIIRDAMAPFMPKDIAYRRTKVGFNAPINNWMKTCYREMFADIMNSADFMNCDLIDNPAQVKADFEKVLNDDSVSFSFACYHVWNKLQLFLWEQAFIKEKGRR from the coding sequence ATGTGTGGAATATTTGGAACGATTAATTACAGAATAAGTGAAGAAAAAGCACTGGACTGCCTTAACAGGATGATACACCGCGGACCTGACGGATATGGGATATGGCAGGAAGATGGTGTTACACTTGGGCACAGAAGACTTTCGATTCTTGATCTGTCAGAGAATGGCAGGCAGCCGATGTCATATGCTGATGGGAGATATGAGATAACATTCAACGGAGAAGTATATAATTTTATAGAAATCCGCAGGGAACTCATGTCAAAGGGTTATACATTTAAGAGTGACACGGACACAGAGGTCATTATTGCTGCGTTTATCGAGTGGGGTGAGAAGTGCCTCGATATGTTTAACGGAATGTGGACATTTGCAATATGGGACAGGCTTGAGAAGAAGATGTTCATAAGCCGTGACCGGTTTGGAATTAAGCCTTTGTATATTGCCAATCAGGGTGGAAGAATAGCATTTGCATCAGAGATGAAGGCAATAATGCCACTGCTTGATAAGACCGATATTAATCGTTCTCTTATTGAAAGATATCTTAAGAACCCACATTATGAGATGCAGGATGAATGTCTCGTTGAGGAGATTAAGAGATTTCCTGCAGGCTTCTGCGCATGGATTGATGCGTCCGGTAATATTGAGATGAAGCGCTGGTGGAATACTCTTGATCATATAGTTGATGTCCCTGCAGCTTATGAGGAGCAGGTTGAAAAGTTCCGTGAACTGTTCCTTGATTCATGCAGAATAAGAATGAGAAGTGATGTTACATTGGGAACAGCACTTTCAGGAGGGCTTGATTCAAGTGCAACCATATGCGCAATGGCGCACATTATGAACGGTGCGGATAATGACAGGGTTAACAATGACTGGCAGCATGCATTTGTTGCAACATTTGCAGGAACGCCGTTTGACGAGACAAGATATGCCAGGCAGGTAACAGACCATCTTGGAATAAACAGTACATTTCTCAATATAGATGAGAGCGTGTCATATGACGAGCTGCTCAATAAGACTTATCTGTTTGAAGACCTGTGGGTGAATACACAGATTCCGATGATGAAGATATATGAGCAGGAGAGGAAGCACGGCACACTGGTTTCTCTTGACGGACATGGTGCTGATGAGCTTTACTGCGGTTATAATTTTGACGCCTTAAGAGCGCTTCCGGATGCACATTTTAAGATGCACGATGTTGATAATATCATAAGGGCCTATGTTGATCAGTTAAGCGATAAGGAAGCGGATGTTAATTCATCTGAGTTTAAGAAAAAGCGTAACAGAATATATGTGGATAATCTTATACACTACTATGGACGCAGGATTCTAGGAAAGCCTGCAGTGGACAGCTCATATACCGGACATCCGGCATGGAAGGAGCTTGATAATCTTAATAAGGCACTGTTTGTGTCTACGCATGAGACAGTACTTCCGACACTGCTCCGTAATTATGACAGGGACAGCATGGCAGCGAGTGTTGAGATAAGAATGCCATTTATGGATTACAGACTTGTACAGTATGCATTCTCTATCGGATGGAAGTCAAAGCTTCATGACGGATACACCAAGTCGATAATCCGTGATGCAATGGCACCGTTTATGCCAAAAGATATAGCTTACAGAAGAACAAAAGTAGGATTCAACGCACCTATCAATAACTGGATGAAGACCTGCTACAGAGAGATGTTTGCTGATATCATGAACTCGGCAGATTTTATGAACTGTGACCTTATAGATAATCCGGCACAGGTTAAGGCTGACTTTGAAAAGGTGCTTAATGATGACAGTGTATCTTTCAGCTTTGCATGTTACCATGTATGGAATAAGCTGCAGCTGTTTTTGTGGGAGCAGGCATTCATCAAGGAGAAAGGAAGACGCTGA
- a CDS encoding SGNH/GDSL hydrolase family protein, producing MGKLNQIAGDILGRVNPEAAQQLITARHIKRELGNKKLILCGSDDTAVNLDKRLVSMGCAGAAYYIDTENSGVKVNGRDVRTVESVMYENTDDIYIALIASNRMHRILGALLELGFEPEQLHVFCNANIPGGSRLLDVYDVNLGFTRIDDIPGFTIFDSNTDDSRPKKIIVTLGGSTTDATFANVMSWSEIMQHRLTDRGINAVVYCGGIAAANSTQELIKCIRDVIPMNPDAVISYSGINDIKMLESSTPFVLDYQKEIADRSVDAGLVVNNKAYRNTGSDSKLTLKAVTAGLENKKPYSRYWVDNIRMMHAVCEEFGIPFHAFLQPNAYAGKGGQISFHRELLEDAAAQHYRQLTEEMKELIKDIDYITDITDAMDGNMKWYMDDCHLLEPGNRIIADRILPVTIELVG from the coding sequence ATGGGAAAGTTAAATCAGATTGCGGGAGATATCCTTGGCAGGGTTAATCCTGAAGCTGCACAGCAGCTTATTACCGCAAGGCATATTAAGAGAGAGCTTGGCAATAAAAAGCTTATACTGTGCGGAAGTGACGATACGGCAGTTAATCTTGATAAAAGGCTTGTATCAATGGGATGTGCCGGCGCAGCATATTATATTGATACGGAGAATTCTGGCGTTAAGGTTAACGGCAGGGATGTAAGGACTGTTGAGAGTGTTATGTATGAGAATACTGATGATATATACATTGCACTTATTGCGTCTAACCGAATGCACAGAATTCTTGGTGCGCTTCTTGAACTGGGATTTGAGCCGGAACAGCTTCATGTGTTCTGCAATGCCAATATCCCGGGCGGCAGCAGGCTGCTCGACGTGTATGATGTTAATCTTGGATTTACAAGAATAGATGACATACCGGGATTCACAATATTTGACAGTAATACGGATGATTCCAGACCGAAGAAGATTATTGTTACACTTGGTGGAAGTACGACGGATGCAACATTTGCCAATGTTATGAGCTGGTCGGAGATTATGCAGCACAGACTTACGGACCGCGGAATTAATGCTGTTGTGTATTGTGGAGGAATTGCTGCGGCTAATTCAACGCAGGAGCTTATAAAGTGCATAAGGGATGTTATTCCGATGAATCCGGATGCAGTTATATCATACAGCGGGATTAATGATATTAAGATGCTGGAGAGCAGCACGCCATTTGTTCTTGACTACCAGAAAGAGATAGCGGACAGGAGCGTTGATGCCGGGCTTGTTGTGAATAATAAGGCTTACCGCAATACCGGCAGTGACTCAAAGCTGACACTTAAAGCGGTTACGGCCGGTCTTGAGAATAAAAAGCCATATTCCCGTTACTGGGTTGACAATATAAGAATGATGCATGCAGTATGTGAAGAGTTCGGAATACCGTTTCATGCATTTCTGCAGCCTAACGCGTATGCAGGTAAGGGCGGGCAGATATCATTTCACAGGGAGCTTCTGGAAGATGCTGCGGCACAGCATTACAGACAGCTTACGGAAGAGATGAAAGAACTCATAAAAGATATTGATTATATTACTGATATCACAGATGCCATGGATGGCAATATGAAGTGGTACATGGATGACTGCCATCTTCTTGAACCGGGCAATCGTATTATAGCAGACAGGATTCTGCCGGTGACGATTGAACTTGTAGGATGA
- a CDS encoding TIGR04372 family glycosyltransferase, with translation MIEKRKTVIKNRIKKALIPGAIREKKAAQRLLVSVKAQIADTGVLDRETLFVNCADTDREIQALEQQYQELMEGKDGIQVHFLFNLALGAFVQTFLIAKHNKADCDNKLHIMVPAKIDPETGDVKLPNPEVPKFFDFLFVPDKSNIRLYLYILNYHFDEIDLTTWSSFAPGSLEADGSKDAYADYRGFKAIEYSEEEKRHGDEYLKKIGVTGRYVSFRNRVAKGGSLGGVRNGDTSTYYKAVDYLQNNGIQCVYVGLNENADELGNGIIDASKQYDAMMDLYIHSKADFFMGDHSGIISFAQLFDRPMILLNLPYFTMSGDAYGPTFVERDLLLPEKIFDTKNKKYLTIRQMLEYEMTYPEYKDLVEYYVNNGFVFEKNTEDEILSVVKEMLARIEGTFAYSAEEQKLMDRYFGIMQNNADRYEAKWCRASIGIEFLKNNQWLLD, from the coding sequence ATGATAGAGAAAAGGAAAACCGTAATTAAAAACAGAATAAAGAAGGCACTGATACCCGGTGCAATACGTGAAAAAAAAGCAGCACAGCGTCTGCTCGTCAGTGTTAAGGCACAGATTGCCGATACGGGAGTGCTTGACAGGGAGACTCTTTTTGTAAATTGTGCTGATACAGATAGGGAGATACAGGCGCTTGAGCAGCAGTATCAGGAGCTTATGGAGGGAAAAGACGGCATTCAGGTGCATTTTCTCTTTAATCTTGCGCTGGGGGCGTTTGTGCAGACATTTCTTATTGCAAAGCATAATAAGGCAGACTGTGACAATAAGCTGCATATTATGGTGCCGGCAAAGATTGACCCTGAGACGGGGGATGTGAAGCTTCCCAACCCGGAGGTGCCGAAGTTCTTTGATTTCCTGTTTGTGCCGGATAAGAGCAACATAAGACTTTATCTGTATATACTGAATTATCATTTTGATGAGATAGATCTGACAACATGGAGCAGCTTTGCACCGGGAAGCCTTGAGGCGGACGGCTCTAAGGACGCGTATGCGGATTACCGTGGTTTTAAGGCAATTGAATACAGTGAAGAAGAGAAGCGTCATGGTGATGAATACCTTAAGAAAATCGGTGTAACGGGGCGTTATGTAAGCTTCAGGAACCGTGTTGCCAAGGGGGGAAGTCTCGGAGGAGTGCGTAACGGTGATACCTCAACGTATTACAAGGCCGTGGATTATCTTCAGAATAACGGAATTCAATGTGTATATGTCGGACTCAATGAGAATGCAGATGAACTCGGCAACGGAATTATAGACGCATCCAAGCAGTACGATGCAATGATGGATCTGTATATCCACTCCAAAGCAGATTTCTTCATGGGTGACCATTCGGGAATAATATCATTTGCACAGCTTTTTGACAGACCGATGATTCTGCTCAATCTGCCGTACTTTACAATGAGCGGAGATGCGTATGGTCCGACATTTGTTGAGCGTGACCTGCTTCTTCCCGAGAAGATATTTGACACTAAGAATAAAAAGTATCTCACAATCAGGCAGATGCTTGAGTATGAGATGACATATCCTGAATATAAAGATCTTGTTGAATACTATGTTAATAATGGTTTTGTATTTGAAAAAAATACCGAAGACGAGATATTATCTGTTGTAAAAGAGATGCTTGCAAGAATTGAAGGTACATTTGCATACAGCGCTGAAGAGCAGAAGCTTATGGACAGATATTTTGGAATTATGCAGAATAATGCTGACAGATACGAAGCAAAGTGGTGCCGTGCATCTATAGGAATAGAATTCCTTAAGAATAATCAGTGGCTTCTTGATTAA